The nucleotide window gataatcgcaaaatagtcacacttgcgcaattgtttattttcaagtggcgtttttcttgccggctccgtcatcattgctaaaactccctatcagggaccttaagcaaggacgacggcaacaggcAACTAGgacgccagaaaacaaaacataatcgTGTTGCACTTTAGTAGAATCTCTGACGTTATCTGTCAAATGTCAACGTGACATTTAACGACAATGTGAAGACACAATAAACACTTAATGAGTGGTCATGAGGGGAagagtgaattttgtttcccgagaatctcaatgtttcccgagacgaagtgaTTTGTaatataacaaaacaaaaacaaaacaaaagcaaattttgcgcTGAGATTCCTGCGACAGCATCAGGCCATcttcaactgcacgctctgatcacTTGCAACAGCGGTCAACAGTCGGCGGGTAACAGGGACCAGGttcccgtttgacgtcatagttttcgtAATATTGCCCGCTCatggcatttggcgggaaacagttttCTTGTTAGacgtcatgtgaccatgaactagccaataaATGGGCGCGCTGTAGCGGAAAAAACGCCAGCTATGTTACAACAGCAGCTATGTCATTGTCGATCTTTGTGTACTTCAACGACGCTTCTTCCAGTCTATTTGCGGTGTGCTCTGTCAACGATAAAGGACACGAGAAGACGCAatgatcacaaaatagtcaccattttcAAGTTCCTTTTCGATTCCGTTGCCGTCGTCGCTGTACATATATACCTCACCAATAGGCGAaatacctttggcctctttttcaaagcgagtccatGTGCTCATCTGTTCGtatgaaaataagttttcatttgcatgtgaatgaaaactactTTTCATGTggaaggatgagcaccaagacttgctttgaaaaagaggccaaaggtattccggaaatggtctattttcGATCTGTGGTTGCGTAGTACAGAAGTTTGAGAGGTACGACACAGAGGGTATGATATTTCTTGCTAGCGTCTTTTAGTTGATCATTTTCAAGGAAGTTCAAGGTGCCGTTTTTCCtctgtacatttttattgttaggAGGATTAAGACAGACACAAAACGCGCCTGTGCCCTCAGCTCACGGCTGATAAGTGTGTGTAGCATTTTTGGAGCGAATTTCTAATTTTCTTGCAAGTTTAAGGTTgaaaatttacaattttttgcctGTGATGACTTTTTAAATCTCATGCAAAGAGGGACTTTCAACTGGCGTGCCCAATACAATTGGAGAGCTTTTGGGAGTGAAAGCAAACGGATAAATTGAATTAATGCGGTGAATTAAGTTGTTTGGTAGCTTTTGATCTAATCATATGAGATAATATCCGACCTTTTCAGAGCTCAGATTTTGTGTATAAGATTGGGCTCTTAAAAGCACATTGATAAAAGACCTGATCTGAAGTGATAACAACAAAAGTACCTGTTAATACACTGAAAAAGGAGACAATAAATACACCAGATGAAACTCGATTGGTGGTAAAACATTTCTGAGCTCTTTATCAAGCCCTTTAGTATCAATCTAACAAACCCTTCATTTGCATTTTAGGATGATATTGAAAGAAGTTGCGGTTTAAAAACTGATGCTTCAGAATTTGTCGGTAAAAATATAATACTTCAATTAAGTAAGCTAGGCTTAATGTCGTTTTTGAAACAGGAACGCTAGTATTTTCAGTAAATGTCGCCATTTCGAGCCGGAATTTTTACATAACAGGTGTCTGTATTTTCATAGTTGTCTCAAAATTTAGAGAAATTTTAATGTTTACGTGTTAGGAATGATCCAAACAACGAAATCGTGACCCGCACAAGTCACTGTGCTTGATGCGCAATAAGAAAATAACAGGTATACGCGAACTTTCAAACGCCCTTTCCAAAGACCCGCATTAATAATTTCCTCATGGCTTAACAGAGCTTTCCAGAACAGTGTcattttttaaacctttttgcCTTTTAAAAAGATATGAAGGAGATCTTATCATATGGTTCATTGTTTAGTACTTTTTCGGTTTAATGAAGATCAATTCTTGTATGAAATATTGAAGAGGCTATAAGGCTGTTATTAACTTGAAACTGGAACGAAACTGACGAGCCATAAGTACTTCTTTTCACTTCCAAAAGGTCGGACCTATCTTTAACGATTGCCGTCTGAGtttccatttttaaaaagatatttcaatgcaactttttttttttatcgaaaaTGACCATTTTACAAGAAGTGACAATCAAGGAATctgtttaattaatttttctgcGACAGTatactgttttaaaaaaattaaagaattccTTTCTATCACAATTTAGCTGACAGAGCCAACAAGATGAGGTGTTAGAAAGAAGTTAGCGCAAATGTTGATTTGTCTATGCAATCCTTGTCTTTAATCAGGCAGCGGACTTGTTCGTAATGAAATTTCCCCTTATGGCTCTAGATTTTACATCATCGATcttagtcatttgaaaaacacaaaaaattttcaattccttattttttaggaattttataGGCCAGTTGGTCTTCATTCACAGTCAAACATTCATTGATTATTAAACTTATATTCATTGCACTGATTTTGCGGAAACTGGAAGGCTTGGAGCTCATTGTGGATATGCCAGCCAAAACACCTGCAAAGCCAATCAATCCGCATTTATCAACCAGATGTTGTCCCATTGGTTAAACTATAATCCCAACCTCTACTCTATCCAAATCTATAGTTTTCCACCGCGCGCCATCAGCGGGAATAGTCCGTCATCTTTTGCGCGCTACATTAGAATTACTTGTTTCTCCTGTATGGAAATCAGCATGCAGGTTTCTTTCGGAGCACCCGCGGCGGCAAACTAAAGTTTGTTGGGTGGTAATTAATTGCCATAATTCTACAACTGTCCTTGTATTTTAAGGTGCTTCCTTAGGCGTCTTTGCTGATGAGTAATGGATTTGGCAGGCTATTTCGTAATCGCTCTCATTTTCCTGAGGCTTGCCTCGGTAGCGGAGGCGACAGAAACTCGACTTCACGGAGGCGAATTTATCACATATGAGCTggaaaagtttgaaaacaatCCAAGAGAAACTGAGATAAAACTGCGATTTCAAACTATTCATCCAAACGGACTGATCTTGTACGCAAAAGGCAAAGCAACAGGCGATTACCTGCTTCTCGATATTTTCAAGGGCCAAGTTCGGTAAGTTTAGCGCAAAAACACGATAAATTTCTACGCCGACGGATTTCGGTTTTTTTCTTGGAGGTGATTATGCAATCTATTACGTTTTCTATCCGTAGTTATTCATTTATCGACTCTCATTTCAAACACGCTTGAGGGTACCTTGTATGTACGAGGATATCCTATACCTAAATATGATATACCGCAAAGCACTCGGCATCTTAAACTTCTCAAGAGAGCCGAGCTTTTTTGCCTCGAACATGTTTATGGTCTTTCCTAAACTCACCAGTTTCTTATTTAGTTCTAAGTAATTGAATTCCCCCCATTACTCAATGGCTCACAAATCATTGAGCATGCTGTCAAAGTTGATTCTGTTActttaaaatcaagaaagcgCTAGAATTTCATAGAATGCAAGGAAGGAGGAATGAACTAACCTAACGATGTTATTACTAATTTTGTAAATTGCCAATGAAAAGAGTTTTCTGTCATGATTCTCGGGGGAGAAATTCGATCCTCTATAAATGATCATCGTAGAGGTCACGATGTTCGCAAAACGTTAATGCAAAACTTgcttgatttttttcaaatttctggTTTTCACTGATTTACTGCGAATTATGTCGGTTTTTCTGTTCAAAATATGTGGCCCATATTTTAGTTTCTTGGTCGAGTACTGATTCGTTTGATTGCAAATATTTTGAGTTAACCACCAACTATGGAGAGCTATTATAATAAAATTAGTGGGAATTCTGTTGAAATTAAATATAATCATTATCTCTCGAACTCAGTGGTCAGCGAAAAAGAATTACGTTAACCAGTAGACGAGATTGTGGCGCTGTGCATGTTTTAATTTAAAGAGATCGAACTTCTGTGCGTCAATATTCTGGAAGCCTTCAGAACAACAGGGAGTAGATCTTCATGATTCTCACAGAGGCGCTAAACCGACATTGTCGTTATAGTATACCTTTACAGATAACGTCACGTTCGAGTTCGAAACTTTCGCCTGGTGGTAACCATTTCCTAGAAGATGTCCTATGAAGTCCTCAGCCGTGCAGAAAAAGGGTTTTTGGCGATTTGTGTCAACTAGCATGATTTGGGAGAAGCAAACTGTTCATGGAAGGCAATTAACAGCTATCAATTCTTAAAATTTTCCGACGCTCCCATCTTCAGCCTGGAAATCCGAACAGATCAAATTCTTAACCTTGCAACTTTAAATAACATTTGTTTGTGAAAAACGTGGAAGTATATCCGCGAATTCAGTTTGTTAACTGGATGCTCCTGCTAAATCAGTTTTTCCCAAATACAGTTAGCACTTGGAACATTTTAAAAGTATATCTAAAATTTTCACCTAACGCCGCACGTGAAACTACTCTCTCACTTGTCGCAATATCTTTTCCTCATTTCGAGCTACAACAAAACGACCCTAAAAATAATAGCGCAGCTAAAGAAATTCGCTTTGAAGACGTCGTCTGTAAAACTTGTTGTAATATTAACGAAAATACTTACAACACTGCCTACTTCAAGATTTTCAATAATCTTTTTCAATAGCATTTCTCAAATACCCTAGCTCTTGTTTGTTGCCCGTAAATATCTACCTACAAGATAATGAACATGCGGGTTTTTAGTTTTACAAGATAACTCAGGCCAGAGGAAAGTGCCCACTTACAACAAACCGCAGTCCTAATCATTCTTAACTTTGCGGCTTGAATAAAAAATGATCGAGTGATTTGTGATTGCATTTTGACGGCCCTAGTGGGTGAAGTGATGTAAATGATCTCAGCGTTAGTTTATTGGGATCTGATATCATTTGCCAATTccgattttgtttaaaaatctTTGAAATTAAATGGAACATTCTGAAGTTATAACTTTGTTTCGagctaaaacatgtcaaacaaTTTATGGAGTTCCGATAGCTGTTTAtcgtttcttttcatctttGACGCCAGTCAAAGATAAGAAGAAAGGGGTTTTCCACTATAAGAACGTGCGTATTAAACTTCCAACTTCCCAATTAAGGCGAAATTTAGCAAACAATTTTCGAAAACCAAAGTGGAGTACACTAAGTTTACCCTATGATTGCCAGAATAAGGTGAAATATGTAAACTTATTTTACGGGCACCTTTATTCAAAAAGTCAGCATATTTGAATTGTACTTAAGAGAACTCGTCAAATTTAACTTATGGTCGGCTTTGCTGTTTCTTTTCGGAGTTACATTTAATAAATATCTGACGTCCGTCACATTTATACTTTGTACCGAAAACTAAGGAATCGAGATTTTTGATTTATTCACTTCGCATAAACCgcgaaaattttaatttaaaacacACCAAAAACCATTTCGGAGAGATCGAAAGATGTAGTTGATATGGCTTTGTAATCACCTCCCTGTGATATTGGACATAAAATCCCATTTCCTTCCTTCTAAATTCTTCCGCTTTTTGCATTAAAAATAATTCCCCGTTGAAATTTatgagaatttttttctcagctGGGATGAGACCTTAGCTTGACATCAAACGACACTTAGGAAAGGGAACATTCCTGAATGTTCACTTCATGAAAAGCTGACGAATCGTCACCAATTATGGTTGGTGTAAGAATAAAACCAAGAAATGAAGTCGAAAATCATGTGAAAACAACAGATTTACACGCTTTTAATGCTGCTTTTTTAATGCTTAGGCTGACGTCGTTCTCTAATCGCGTGTGACTCCGCTTTGCACCGATTGTCTTATTCCATTGATGCTACATGCTACGCACGAACTCCAGCTGAGTATAaactttaaccccttaactgccgaatgagcgctcagggcacttatacggattttactctgtctatcgccagacgattttactcgtcaatggggaaccccttggacgagAAAGGGTTAAGGATCGAGTAACAGCTACTATATGGTGGCCATGCACTAACAGATGGAATTTCTCGTTTTAGTTGCGAAGTTTATCTCGGAGGGGATCAGAAAAAAAGCATTATAAAAATCGTCTACCCAAGAAAAGAGATCAGTGAAGGTCATTGGCATGATGTGACATTGATCCAAAAGGGTCGGGACATCAAACTAGATGTAGATTCGGTCGGCAAGGTTTCAAAGATTGTCCAAGAGTCATTCTATGATCTCAATCTTAATGGTTACCTGTACATTGGAGGGATGTCTTCCTCGGCCTACTTGACCCATTTCCCCACAAAAGACATGAAGAACTTTCGCGGATGCCTAAGTAATTTAACATATCAAGATAAGAATCTGTTGAGAGAAGCCCAACGCCAGAAAGATGGGTACAAAACGCACGGAAAAGTAGCGTTTCAGTGCAAAAAGCTTGACCAAAGAGCTGTGACGATAGCGAATCCAAATGTAGGGTATAGAGTTACTGTTCGTAAACTGTTTGTAGACAACAACACATTTTCAACCAGTTTTCGTTTTCGCACACACATCAACAAAGGTCTCATCTTATCTCGGAGCGCCATAAAAGTCAAGCTACATTTACAACTTTACGACGGCTGGTTACTTTATAACGTCACAGCGCCAAACGGTACGAGGACTTCAATATCTTTGGGTTCAAATCTTGACGACGGCGAATGGCATCAAGTGAACGCAAGCATTATTGGACCGCAAGTTAGCTTTGAGCTGGATGGAAAAAGAATTACAAAGACTTTGAACAATTCCCAGCATTTGATACTGGACTTTGCCAACAAGTCTCGTTTAAAAATCTTTCTCGGTGGATTTGAAGGGCACGGAAATCTTCCTGGTTTCATAGGATGTCTGTTAAACTTGCAAATAGACAGTCAGAAAATAACATTAAAGAATTTGAAGTACagcgaaaagaaaaaagacaatcTAAAGAATACGTGTCGCTTGCTAAATCGCTGCGAACCCAATCCATGCGAGAGGGGAGGTAGATGTTCACAAGATTGGAATAGTTATTACTGCAACTGCGAGAATACAGGATTTGAAGGCAAACGATGTGAGATTTCCATCTTTAAGCCCACATGTGAATATTACCGATCTATGGGCTtgaaaaccaatcaaaactgTCTCTTGGATCCTGAAGGCGACGGAAAACCTTTCACAGCCTTTTGTAACATATCACAGGAATCTGGTAAGACTTTCACGGTTGTGGGGCATAATATAAAAGGAGAAACTCGAGTTGGAGATTCACTATCTAGCTTTAATCTAGAAGGGAATATGTACAAGCACATTGTTATATACGGGATCAACATGAAACAAATCACAGAGCTTATTAGAAAAAGCAAAAAGTGTCGGCAGCATGTTAGATTTCATTGTTTCAAATCGAAGCTTCTCAACACTCCTCACGGACCTCCTCATGCGTTTTGGTTGTCACGTGACACGAAAAGGCAGGATTATTGGGGTGGAGCCGAACCCAGAAGTAAAAAGTGCGCATGTGGAATGACCTTAACCTGCGAGAGTACGAACAAATTTTGCAACTGCGACAATAAAGATCCACAGTGGAGGGTAGACGAGGGATATTTGACTGATAAACGTACTTTGCCAGTTACGGGATTTgaattcagcaaaaaaagtaAGGATTCGTATTTTGCACTTGGGCCACTCGAATGCTGGGGAACATCAGACCAAGAAGAGATTTCTACAATAAAACCGAAGCTGAATGATCATCGGTTAGAGGAGGCTTGTGCAAAGTCCTCGAAGCGAAAGTTAACTACAACTAGGGCGACAACTACCACTCAAAAACCTTCGACATCGTCCACCAGGAGTTCTTGCCCAGCGGAAAGCGGCCTTTATGAGAACGACTGCCCGAATGCGTCTACCACAACGCCAAACATTACCTCGACGACCGGTCAAGGTGGAATTGGGAGAGCAATAAAAGAAACAGCTCCTACATTCAAAGCTGCATCAGCTCAGGGAGACGAAAATCAGTTATCAATAATTGCTATAGTAATGATATCGGCAGCATCAATAGTTCTCTTACTTCTTTCTATGAAGTTTCTGCTTCCACGAGTTATAAAATTCGTCCGAACTCACAGCAAGCGGGGCGAGTACATTGTTCCCTCCGCTGGCTCGGCTGGGTACCCTGCGCGCCTTTTGCCTCTTGTAAGCAAGCGCCCCTCTCTCCGGGGAAAGCCGTTACCGCAATACGGTGTGAATGACAAATACCCGGATGGTAATGCCAGTGGCGGAGTCAAGTCCTATTGGGTGTAACAACTATTTCACGACTTCTTTCCCGTGGGATATGCATTCAAATCTCAGGTATGATAGGTCCAGCTTGGCTCTGTGATTTGTGGGTGCAGTTGAAAATAAGCGTCATGTTT belongs to Acropora muricata isolate sample 2 chromosome 9, ASM3666990v1, whole genome shotgun sequence and includes:
- the LOC136928775 gene encoding contactin-associated protein-like 2 yields the protein MDLAGYFVIALIFLRLASVAEATETRLHGGEFITYELEKFENNPRETEIKLRFQTIHPNGLILYAKGKATGDYLLLDIFKGQVRCEVYLGGDQKKSIIKIVYPRKEISEGHWHDVTLIQKGRDIKLDVDSVGKVSKIVQESFYDLNLNGYLYIGGMSSSAYLTHFPTKDMKNFRGCLSNLTYQDKNLLREAQRQKDGYKTHGKVAFQCKKLDQRAVTIANPNVGYRVTVRKLFVDNNTFSTSFRFRTHINKGLILSRSAIKVKLHLQLYDGWLLYNVTAPNGTRTSISLGSNLDDGEWHQVNASIIGPQVSFELDGKRITKTLNNSQHLILDFANKSRLKIFLGGFEGHGNLPGFIGCLLNLQIDSQKITLKNLKYSEKKKDNLKNTCRLLNRCEPNPCERGGRCSQDWNSYYCNCENTGFEGKRCEISIFKPTCEYYRSMGLKTNQNCLLDPEGDGKPFTAFCNISQESGKTFTVVGHNIKGETRVGDSLSSFNLEGNMYKHIVIYGINMKQITELIRKSKKCRQHVRFHCFKSKLLNTPHGPPHAFWLSRDTKRQDYWGGAEPRSKKCACGMTLTCESTNKFCNCDNKDPQWRVDEGYLTDKRTLPVTGFEFSKKSKDSYFALGPLECWGTSDQEEISTIKPKLNDHRLEEACAKSSKRKLTTTRATTTTQKPSTSSTRSSCPAESGLYENDCPNASTTTPNITSTTGQGGIGRAIKETAPTFKAASAQGDENQLSIIAIVMISAASIVLLLLSMKFLLPRVIKFVRTHSKRGEYIVPSAGSAGYPARLLPLVSKRPSLRGKPLPQYGVNDKYPDGNASGGVKSYWV